In Roseisolibacter agri, the following proteins share a genomic window:
- a CDS encoding APC family permease: MDHLRRTLGFRDLLLIVVGTVIGSGIFIVPATVLRQTGGALGPALLVWLVAGVLSLLGALTYGELGASRPEAGGLYAYIRDAFGPLPAFLYGWTTFLVIGAGSVATLAVAFTGYLRQFVELSPMAARVVAVLLIALIAVINVRGTRESASVQNWSTGIKAAAILVMSVALLASGGGGVAAAPVWPAAVTPGLLSGVGLAMIGVLWAYEGWQYVTFSAGEAQDAQRTFPRAIVAGTGLLIGVYMLANVAYVAAIGVDAVQASDRVAATAVAARFGPAAGKLIAAVILVSMFSAANGLTLTTPRMYYAMARDGVFFRKLAEVHPRYGTPAFAIVAGSVWAAVLAASGTFEQLLTYVVFTGWIFYGLGAVCIFAFRRREPNAVRPFRVPGYPVTPALFVAASAAIVLNALFTQPGRALVGVAAVLTGIPAYLLWRARAAPLTTASDAS, from the coding sequence ATGGACCACCTCCGCCGCACGCTCGGGTTCCGCGACCTGCTGCTCATCGTGGTGGGGACGGTCATCGGCTCGGGCATCTTCATCGTGCCGGCCACGGTGCTGCGGCAGACCGGCGGCGCACTCGGCCCCGCGCTGCTGGTGTGGCTGGTGGCCGGCGTGCTGTCGCTCCTGGGCGCGCTCACCTACGGAGAGCTGGGCGCGTCGCGGCCCGAGGCGGGCGGGCTGTACGCGTACATCCGCGACGCGTTCGGCCCGCTGCCGGCGTTCCTCTACGGCTGGACGACGTTCCTCGTGATCGGCGCGGGCTCGGTGGCCACGCTGGCGGTGGCGTTCACCGGCTACCTGCGCCAGTTCGTCGAGCTGTCGCCGATGGCGGCGCGCGTGGTCGCCGTGCTGCTGATCGCGCTCATCGCCGTCATCAACGTGCGCGGCACGCGCGAGAGCGCGAGCGTGCAGAACTGGAGTACCGGCATCAAGGCGGCCGCGATCCTCGTGATGAGCGTCGCGCTGCTCGCGTCCGGCGGCGGCGGTGTGGCGGCCGCGCCCGTGTGGCCGGCCGCGGTGACGCCCGGGCTGCTGTCGGGCGTGGGGCTCGCGATGATCGGCGTGCTGTGGGCGTACGAGGGGTGGCAGTACGTGACCTTCTCCGCGGGCGAGGCGCAGGACGCGCAGCGCACCTTCCCGCGCGCCATCGTCGCCGGCACCGGGCTGCTGATCGGCGTCTACATGCTGGCCAACGTCGCCTATGTGGCGGCGATCGGCGTCGACGCGGTGCAGGCGAGCGACCGCGTGGCCGCGACCGCGGTGGCCGCGCGCTTCGGGCCGGCGGCCGGGAAGCTGATCGCGGCCGTGATCCTGGTGTCGATGTTCAGCGCCGCCAACGGGCTGACGCTCACCACGCCGCGCATGTACTACGCGATGGCGCGCGACGGCGTCTTCTTCCGCAAGCTGGCCGAGGTGCACCCGCGCTACGGCACGCCGGCGTTCGCGATCGTCGCGGGATCCGTGTGGGCCGCGGTGCTGGCCGCCAGCGGCACCTTCGAGCAGCTGCTCACCTACGTCGTGTTCACGGGCTGGATCTTCTACGGCCTGGGCGCGGTGTGCATCTTCGCGTTCCGGCGCCGCGAGCCGAACGCGGTGCGCCCGTTCCGCGTGCCCGGCTACCCGGTGACGCCCGCGCTGTTCGTGGCCGCCTCCGCGGCGATCGTGCTCAACGCGCTGTTCACGCAGCCGGGGCGCGCGCTGGTGGGCGTGGCCGCGGTGCTCACGGGCATCCCCGCGTACCTGCTCTGGCGCGCGCGCGCCGCGCCGCTGACGACCGCATCCGACGCCTCCTGA
- a CDS encoding ABC transporter ATP-binding protein has product MHLVIRDLSKTYPNGTQALKGVSLDIPPGMFGLLGRNGAGKSTLMRILATLQEPDAGTATLGGIDVIREKDRLRETLGYLPQTFGFHPRVSAERLLEHFAVLKGLVDAGPRRDVVDALLRRTNLWEVRRQRVGTFSGGMRQRLGVAVALLGNPKLIIVDEPTAGLDPEERVRFLNLLGEIGEDSVVILSTHIVEDVEELCSRLAIIDRGQILLEAQPARAIDALRGRIWRRTVDRDALPALEREHAVVSTKLMAGRTIAHVYAESSPGAAFEPVEPDMKDVYFSVMAGHHGRDAAAPRAEVA; this is encoded by the coding sequence ATGCATCTCGTCATCCGCGACCTGTCGAAGACCTACCCCAACGGCACGCAGGCGCTGAAGGGCGTCTCCCTCGACATCCCGCCCGGGATGTTCGGGCTGCTGGGCCGCAACGGCGCCGGCAAGTCGACGCTGATGCGCATCCTCGCCACGCTGCAGGAGCCCGACGCGGGCACGGCCACCCTCGGCGGGATCGATGTGATCCGCGAGAAGGACCGTTTGCGCGAGACGCTCGGCTACCTCCCGCAGACCTTCGGCTTCCACCCGCGCGTGAGCGCGGAGCGGCTGCTGGAGCACTTCGCGGTGCTGAAGGGGCTCGTGGACGCGGGGCCGCGGCGCGACGTCGTGGACGCGCTGCTCCGCCGCACGAACCTGTGGGAGGTGCGCCGCCAGCGCGTCGGCACCTTCTCCGGCGGCATGCGCCAGCGCCTGGGCGTCGCGGTCGCGCTCCTCGGCAACCCGAAGCTGATCATCGTCGACGAGCCCACCGCCGGCCTCGATCCGGAGGAGCGCGTCCGCTTCCTCAACCTGCTCGGCGAGATCGGCGAGGACAGCGTCGTCATCCTCTCGACGCACATCGTCGAGGACGTCGAGGAGCTGTGCAGCCGCCTCGCGATCATCGACCGCGGGCAGATTCTGCTGGAGGCGCAGCCGGCGCGCGCCATCGACGCGCTGCGCGGCCGCATCTGGCGCCGCACGGTGGATCGCGACGCGCTCCCGGCGCTCGAGCGCGAGCACGCCGTCGTCTCCACCAAGCTGATGGCGGGCCGCACGATCGCGCACGTCTACGCCGAGTCGTCGCCGGGCGCGGCGTTCGAGCCGGTGGAGCCGGACATGAAGGACGTCTACTTCAGCGTCATGGCGGGACACCACGGTCGCGATGCGGCGGCGCCGCGGGCGGAGGTCGCGTGA
- a CDS encoding ABC transporter permease/M1 family aminopeptidase, whose product MRLREVLRYELEYRVRSPATWAYAAFLFLIMLWGTAATAGGGAVSANAPQRIAQGMVLFGGLFGMLVSAALFGDAAIRDVAAGMDPLLYTTRLRKAEYLGGRFLAALAVNAIVVLALPIGYFVSTHTIVDASAIGPERPIAYLQPLLLFLLPNLVLVGAIQFAIGTLTRAAIPVYLGTAGVFIGYIVAANYWTGIESPMLSVFADPLGINALLAMSRYWTPSELQTRLIGFPTMLLWNRVLWLAIALGVLALLQRTFRFAHAAGTERRRGSARATVDAPSAERWQGVVPRVAGVFGRRTRVRQVLAVARQTLGEATSGRAFPVMCVAAVGMVLLWGWNVGDTAFDTASWPVTHLVVAEVLSRRAILVPWLVIALYAGELVWKDREVQAAEIADAVPVPTWIALLGRFLALVAIITAFHAAFLLGGVLLQTLQGYRHYELGLYVRVLFGLNLLDHVLLAAMAMTVHVLVNQKYLGYIVVLAACVLRLIAAPLGLPLLAVYDSAPGWTYSDMNGFGPFLRPHLWFRLYWAAWALLLGVVMTLLWVRGREPGMRSRVAQARARFRGPAARLAGVAAALIVMVGGFVFWNTSVLNANPTRGEAGRPQAEYERRYARFARAPQPSIVTASLRFELHPDESAADMRGDYRLVNRTSAAIDSVHVVLDTDVEARAFTFDRAATPVVTDDATGYRIFALARPLQPGDSLRLSFDLAYRPRGFRSSDVPTAIVGNGTYVDRRLLPFVGYQPAFELSSASARERFGLARRSGMPAPDDAEARRHDTVVRNEDRVRFETIVGTSGDQLPVVPGTLRRRWTEGGRRYAHYGTDVPSPFGPSAFSARYAVREDRWKEVKLQVMHHPGHAYNVDRMMAGMKAALDYYTQTFGPYQFRDLRVVEIPPYGINGRALATTIVFAEQNFITRADGDRVDHTFFGTAHEVAHSWWGGQLRAAHVRGGAFLSEGLSNYSAMMVTEKLLGPEQARRVYDFQMDRYLSRRAEFERDVPLLDVEDQPHIAYGKGAVAMYALRQHLGADVVNGVLRRFVAGRRDAGPPYATSRDLLAELRAATPDSLRYLLTDLFETITLWDVRTERATVARTPAGQYEVTLDVVARKVRADSVGRETETPMHDLVDVGVLTAGGDAAPLYLRPHRIRSGRQTIRVTVAKEPARAGVDPRRRLIERERDDNVVAVKAAAPAAP is encoded by the coding sequence GTGAGGCTCCGCGAGGTCCTCCGCTACGAGCTCGAATACCGCGTCCGCAGCCCCGCCACCTGGGCGTACGCGGCGTTCCTCTTCCTCATCATGCTGTGGGGCACCGCGGCCACCGCCGGCGGCGGCGCGGTGAGCGCCAACGCGCCGCAGCGCATCGCGCAGGGGATGGTCCTGTTCGGCGGGCTGTTCGGGATGCTGGTCTCGGCCGCGCTGTTCGGCGACGCGGCGATCCGCGACGTCGCGGCCGGCATGGACCCGCTCCTCTACACCACGCGCCTGCGCAAGGCGGAGTACCTCGGCGGCCGCTTCCTCGCGGCGCTGGCCGTCAACGCGATCGTCGTCCTCGCGCTCCCGATCGGCTACTTCGTCTCCACGCACACGATCGTCGACGCCAGCGCGATCGGCCCCGAGCGGCCGATCGCGTACCTGCAGCCGCTCCTGCTCTTCCTGCTGCCCAACCTCGTGCTGGTGGGCGCGATCCAGTTCGCGATCGGCACGCTCACGCGGGCCGCGATCCCGGTCTACCTCGGCACGGCCGGCGTCTTCATCGGCTACATCGTCGCCGCGAACTACTGGACCGGCATCGAGAGCCCGATGCTCTCCGTCTTCGCCGATCCGCTGGGGATCAACGCGCTGCTGGCGATGAGCCGCTACTGGACGCCGTCCGAGCTGCAGACGCGGCTGATCGGCTTCCCGACGATGCTGCTCTGGAACCGCGTGCTCTGGCTCGCGATCGCGCTCGGCGTGCTGGCGCTGCTCCAGCGCACGTTCCGCTTCGCCCACGCGGCCGGCACGGAACGTCGGCGCGGGAGCGCGCGCGCGACCGTCGATGCGCCGTCGGCCGAGCGGTGGCAGGGCGTCGTGCCACGCGTCGCGGGCGTGTTCGGGCGTCGCACGCGCGTCCGGCAGGTGCTCGCCGTCGCGCGGCAGACACTCGGCGAGGCGACGTCGGGGCGCGCGTTCCCGGTCATGTGCGTCGCCGCCGTCGGGATGGTGCTGCTGTGGGGCTGGAACGTCGGCGACACGGCGTTCGACACGGCGTCGTGGCCGGTGACGCACCTGGTGGTCGCGGAGGTGCTGTCGCGGCGCGCCATCCTCGTGCCCTGGCTCGTGATCGCGCTCTACGCCGGTGAGCTGGTGTGGAAGGACCGCGAGGTGCAGGCGGCCGAGATCGCGGACGCGGTGCCGGTGCCGACGTGGATCGCGCTGCTCGGCCGCTTCCTCGCGCTCGTCGCGATCATCACCGCCTTCCACGCGGCGTTCCTGCTGGGCGGCGTGCTGCTGCAGACGCTGCAGGGCTACCGGCACTACGAGCTGGGGCTGTACGTCCGCGTGCTGTTCGGGCTGAACCTCCTCGACCACGTGCTGCTCGCCGCGATGGCGATGACGGTGCACGTGCTCGTGAACCAGAAGTACCTGGGCTACATCGTCGTGCTGGCGGCGTGCGTGCTCCGGCTGATCGCCGCGCCGCTCGGGCTCCCGCTGCTGGCGGTGTACGACAGCGCGCCGGGCTGGACGTACTCGGACATGAACGGCTTCGGCCCGTTCCTGCGGCCGCACCTCTGGTTCCGGCTGTACTGGGCGGCGTGGGCGCTGCTGCTGGGCGTGGTCATGACGCTGCTCTGGGTGCGCGGCCGCGAGCCGGGGATGCGGAGCCGCGTCGCGCAGGCGCGCGCGCGCTTCCGCGGGCCCGCGGCGCGGCTGGCGGGCGTGGCCGCCGCGCTGATCGTGATGGTGGGTGGCTTCGTCTTCTGGAACACGAGCGTCCTCAACGCGAACCCCACGCGTGGCGAGGCCGGGCGGCCGCAGGCGGAGTACGAGCGGCGGTACGCGCGCTTCGCGCGGGCGCCGCAGCCGTCCATCGTGACCGCGAGCCTGCGCTTCGAGCTGCATCCCGACGAGTCGGCCGCCGACATGCGCGGCGACTACCGCCTGGTCAATCGCACCAGCGCCGCCATCGACTCGGTGCACGTGGTGCTCGACACGGACGTCGAGGCGCGCGCGTTCACCTTCGACCGCGCGGCGACGCCCGTCGTCACGGACGACGCGACGGGCTACCGGATCTTCGCGCTCGCGCGGCCGCTGCAGCCCGGCGACTCGCTGCGGCTGTCGTTCGACCTGGCGTACCGGCCGCGCGGCTTCCGCAGCAGCGACGTCCCGACCGCGATCGTGGGGAACGGCACGTACGTCGACCGGCGGCTGCTGCCGTTCGTCGGCTACCAGCCCGCCTTCGAGCTCTCGAGCGCCAGCGCGCGCGAGCGCTTCGGGCTCGCGCGGCGCTCCGGCATGCCCGCGCCCGACGACGCCGAGGCGCGGCGCCACGACACCGTCGTGCGCAACGAGGACCGCGTGCGCTTCGAGACGATCGTGGGGACCTCGGGCGACCAGCTCCCGGTCGTCCCGGGCACGCTGCGTCGGCGCTGGACGGAGGGCGGCCGCCGCTACGCGCACTACGGCACCGACGTGCCGTCGCCGTTCGGCCCCTCCGCCTTCTCGGCCCGCTACGCGGTGCGCGAGGACCGGTGGAAGGAGGTGAAGCTGCAGGTCATGCACCACCCAGGGCACGCCTACAACGTCGATCGCATGATGGCGGGGATGAAGGCGGCGCTCGACTACTACACGCAGACCTTCGGGCCCTACCAGTTCCGCGATCTGCGCGTGGTCGAGATCCCGCCGTACGGCATCAACGGCCGCGCGCTGGCGACGACGATCGTCTTCGCGGAGCAGAACTTCATCACCCGCGCCGACGGCGATCGCGTCGACCACACCTTCTTCGGCACGGCGCACGAGGTCGCGCACAGCTGGTGGGGCGGGCAGCTGAGGGCCGCGCACGTGCGCGGCGGGGCCTTCCTGTCCGAGGGGCTCTCGAACTACAGCGCGATGATGGTGACCGAGAAGCTGCTGGGTCCCGAGCAGGCGCGCCGCGTCTACGACTTCCAGATGGACCGCTACCTGAGCCGCCGTGCGGAGTTCGAGCGCGACGTGCCGCTGCTGGACGTCGAGGACCAGCCGCACATCGCCTACGGCAAGGGCGCGGTCGCGATGTACGCGCTGCGCCAGCACCTGGGCGCGGATGTGGTGAACGGCGTGCTGCGCCGCTTCGTGGCGGGCCGGCGCGACGCCGGGCCGCCGTACGCGACGTCGCGCGACCTGCTGGCCGAGCTGCGCGCCGCGACGCCCGACTCGCTGCGGTACCTGCTGACGGACCTCTTCGAGACCATCACGCTGTGGGACGTCCGGACCGAGCGCGCCACCGTCGCGCGCACGCCCGCCGGCCAGTACGAGGTGACGCTGGACGTCGTGGCGCGGAAGGTCCGCGCCGACAGCGTCGGTCGCGAGACCGAGACGCCGATGCACGACCTCGTGGACGTCGGCGTGCTCACGGCTGGTGGCGACGCCGCGCCGCTCTACCTGCGGCCGCACCGCATCCGGAGCGGCCGGCAGACGATCCGCGTCACCGTGGCGAAGGAGCCTGCGCGTGCGGGCGTCGATCCGCGGCGCCGGCTGATCGAGCGCGAGCGCGACGACAACGTCGTGGCGGTGAAGGCAGCCGCGCCGGCCGCGCCCTGA
- a CDS encoding alpha/beta hydrolase — protein MVRGRLVVPLLVALATACDRPYVVTEDLRYDPAIGYEGTFDLYEPVADGARAGRPAIVAIHGGAWRGGDKAWGEQLARELCPNGYVVLSINYRRAGRPGGTWPAQIEDVQKALRHLRANARRFRIDPARVATLGMSAGGHLATMAALRDDPAGPDGRVTTAVNLDGEHDMTMPPAQVMDDFDDILTTVLGHPAPWSAAELRDISTVTFARPGVALLTVHGAGDDNVYVAQGERITAVLRSAGAEAEFVRLDGGEGDCHEDCWKVPRARRALHRFLGRRLSHDGDRFLATRR, from the coding sequence ATGGTCCGGGGGCGTCTCGTGGTGCCGCTGCTCGTCGCGCTCGCGACCGCGTGCGACCGGCCGTACGTCGTGACCGAGGACCTGCGCTACGACCCGGCCATCGGCTACGAGGGGACGTTCGATCTCTACGAGCCAGTGGCGGACGGCGCGCGCGCGGGCCGTCCTGCCATCGTCGCCATCCACGGCGGCGCGTGGCGGGGTGGCGACAAGGCCTGGGGCGAGCAGCTCGCGCGGGAGCTGTGCCCGAACGGCTACGTCGTGCTCTCGATCAACTACCGGCGCGCCGGCCGGCCCGGTGGCACGTGGCCCGCGCAGATCGAGGACGTGCAGAAGGCGCTGCGCCACCTCCGCGCCAACGCGCGCCGCTTCCGCATCGATCCCGCGCGCGTTGCCACGCTCGGCATGTCGGCGGGCGGGCACCTGGCGACGATGGCCGCGCTCCGCGACGATCCGGCGGGCCCCGACGGACGGGTGACCACCGCCGTCAACCTCGACGGCGAGCACGACATGACGATGCCGCCGGCACAGGTGATGGACGACTTCGACGACATCCTGACGACGGTGCTGGGCCATCCCGCGCCCTGGTCGGCGGCCGAGCTGCGCGACATCTCGACGGTGACGTTCGCGCGCCCGGGCGTCGCGCTGCTGACCGTGCACGGCGCCGGCGACGACAACGTGTACGTCGCGCAGGGCGAGCGGATCACGGCGGTGCTGCGATCCGCCGGTGCGGAGGCCGAGTTCGTACGCCTCGACGGTGGCGAGGGCGACTGCCACGAGGACTGCTGGAAGGTGCCGCGCGCCCGGCGCGCGCTGCATCGCTTCCTCGGCCGGCGGCTGTCGCACGACGGCGACCGCTTCCTCGCCACGCGGCGCTAG
- a CDS encoding N-acyl-D-amino-acid deacylase family protein has protein sequence MSAAIRRACVAALLLAVATPLAAQAPATSAPEYDVVIRNGRVLDGAGNPWIVADVAIRDGKFARIGTVRGRGKTEIDARGRYVSPGWIDMMDQSGSVLPRNPLAENKLGMGVTTAIGGEGGTPVPASEIPAYFQRLETQGISINFGTYFSETQARVPVLGRSARAPNAAELERMRAIMDTAMRAGAMGMTTALIYPPSSYAKTDELAEVAKVAGQYGGFYASHIRGEGADVVGAVREAIAVGERGGLPVEIFHLKVAHRPGWGKLMAEVRDTIEAARARGVDVAADMYVYTAGGTGLEATIPSWAHEGGNDSLKARLASPEVRARLKKELTTGSPGWWNIVEAAGGWDGIVLANARDPKSARFHGKGLAAIAKELGKDPADAAWDLVAAGNGRVMAIYHMMGEPDIETALRFPWTSIGSDAGAALSAGAADELGLPHPRSYGNHVRVISRYVRERKVLTLEEAVRKMTSWPATRMRLAGRGAIQVGNWADVTIFDLATLDDRATYEAPTRSPAGIDWVLVNGVVVLDHGKHTGAKPGQVLRGPGAAPTTR, from the coding sequence GTGAGCGCCGCCATCCGTCGCGCGTGCGTCGCCGCGCTGCTGCTCGCCGTCGCCACACCGCTCGCGGCGCAGGCGCCTGCAACGTCCGCCCCAGAGTACGACGTCGTGATCCGCAACGGCCGCGTGCTCGACGGCGCGGGCAATCCGTGGATTGTCGCCGACGTCGCGATCCGCGACGGGAAGTTCGCGCGCATCGGCACGGTGCGCGGCCGCGGGAAGACGGAGATCGACGCGCGCGGCCGCTACGTCTCGCCCGGGTGGATCGACATGATGGACCAGTCGGGAAGCGTGCTGCCGCGCAACCCGCTGGCCGAGAACAAGCTCGGGATGGGGGTGACGACGGCGATCGGCGGCGAGGGCGGCACGCCCGTGCCCGCGTCGGAGATCCCCGCCTACTTCCAGCGGCTGGAGACGCAGGGGATCAGCATCAACTTCGGCACGTACTTCAGCGAGACGCAGGCGCGCGTGCCCGTGCTCGGCCGCTCGGCCCGCGCGCCGAACGCCGCGGAGCTGGAGCGCATGCGCGCGATCATGGACACCGCGATGCGCGCCGGTGCGATGGGGATGACGACGGCGCTCATCTACCCGCCCAGCAGCTACGCGAAGACCGACGAGCTGGCGGAGGTGGCGAAGGTCGCGGGGCAGTACGGCGGCTTCTACGCGAGCCACATCCGCGGCGAGGGCGCCGACGTCGTGGGCGCGGTGCGCGAGGCGATCGCGGTGGGCGAGCGCGGCGGGCTGCCCGTCGAGATCTTCCACCTCAAGGTCGCGCACCGGCCCGGGTGGGGAAAGCTGATGGCCGAGGTGCGCGACACGATCGAGGCGGCGCGCGCGCGCGGCGTGGACGTGGCCGCGGACATGTACGTCTACACCGCCGGCGGCACGGGCCTCGAGGCGACGATCCCGAGCTGGGCGCACGAGGGCGGCAACGACTCGCTGAAGGCGCGCCTCGCGTCGCCCGAGGTGCGCGCGCGGCTGAAGAAGGAGCTGACGACCGGCTCGCCCGGCTGGTGGAACATCGTCGAGGCGGCGGGCGGGTGGGACGGCATCGTGCTCGCGAACGCGCGCGACCCGAAGAGCGCGCGCTTCCACGGGAAGGGCCTCGCGGCGATCGCGAAGGAGCTGGGGAAGGATCCGGCCGACGCGGCGTGGGATCTGGTCGCGGCCGGGAACGGCCGCGTGATGGCGATCTACCACATGATGGGCGAGCCGGACATCGAGACCGCGCTGCGCTTCCCGTGGACGAGCATCGGCAGCGACGCGGGCGCCGCGCTGAGCGCGGGCGCGGCGGACGAGCTGGGGCTCCCGCATCCGCGCAGCTACGGCAACCACGTGCGCGTCATCAGCCGCTACGTGCGCGAGCGGAAGGTGCTCACGCTGGAGGAGGCGGTGCGGAAGATGACGTCGTGGCCCGCGACGCGGATGCGCCTCGCCGGCCGCGGCGCCATCCAGGTGGGCAACTGGGCGGACGTGACGATCTTCGACCTCGCGACGCTGGACGACCGCGCGACGTACGAGGCGCCCACGCGGTCGCCCGCGGGGATCGACTGGGTGCTGGTGAACGGCGTGGTGGTGCTGGACCACGGGAAGCACACGGGCGCGAAGCCGGGGCAGGTGCTGCGCGGGCCGGGGGCGGCTCCCACGACGCGCTGA
- a CDS encoding DUF2334 domain-containing protein: protein MRPFLVCIHDATPAYAHETRAMLRDLAPLLGRRLSFGVVPDWDGAWPLAAHADYCALLRESADELLLHGYRHRRARGWGAATLLAERSDEMGGLDAEETRCAVERGQRAFVDAFGAPARGFLAPAWQRGHVCAGAAHAPGIAHVLGFLAVESADARVPLATWTWDCGRWGWLGHVGHGIGMLGQALGRGVPSLAIHPRDLRRGFWPRILRLVRALVDEGREPTTPAALLGTHATRARAC from the coding sequence ATGCGGCCCTTCCTCGTCTGCATCCACGACGCGACGCCGGCATACGCCCACGAGACGCGGGCGATGCTGCGCGACCTCGCGCCGCTGCTCGGGCGCCGGCTGTCGTTCGGCGTGGTGCCGGACTGGGACGGCGCGTGGCCGCTGGCGGCGCACGCCGACTACTGCGCGCTGCTCCGCGAGAGCGCCGACGAGCTGCTGCTGCACGGCTACCGGCATCGCCGCGCGCGCGGCTGGGGCGCGGCCACGCTGCTGGCCGAGCGGTCCGACGAGATGGGCGGGCTCGACGCGGAGGAGACGCGCTGCGCGGTGGAGCGCGGGCAGCGCGCCTTCGTGGACGCCTTCGGCGCGCCCGCGCGCGGCTTCCTCGCGCCGGCGTGGCAGCGCGGGCACGTGTGCGCGGGCGCCGCACACGCACCGGGGATCGCGCACGTGCTGGGCTTCCTCGCCGTCGAGTCGGCGGACGCGCGCGTCCCGCTCGCGACGTGGACGTGGGACTGCGGCCGGTGGGGCTGGCTCGGGCACGTCGGCCACGGGATCGGCATGCTGGGCCAGGCGCTGGGGCGCGGCGTGCCGAGCCTCGCGATCCATCCGCGGGACCTGCGGCGCGGCTTCTGGCCGCGGATCCTGCGGCTCGTGCGCGCGCTCGTGGACGAGGGCCGCGAGCCGACGACGCCGGCCGCGCTGCTGGGGACGCACGCAACGCGGGCGCGCGCATGCTGA
- a CDS encoding CocE/NonD family hydrolase, producing MPRRLRVLVPLLVGATATAAPIAAPLRAQLPAPEVAADTGYVRYNAMIPMRDGVRLNTEIFVPKRTSGKVPILLIRTPYGVGPNAVLGTQPGRSLYELAQDGYVFVAQDLRGRFKSEGQFVMMRAPRDPKVRNAIDEASDAYDTVDWLVKHVPNNNGRAGIFGVSYAGWTAAMALLDPHPALRAASPQASPADMFLGDDFHHNGAFRLSYGYEYATMMETGKEIEPVKFDTYDTYDWYLKLGPLANATAKLQGKLPTWTDFSQHHAYDEFWQKQTIVRYLTKPLTVPTLNVAGWWDQEDFFGPFAIYQALEKQDRQNRNFLVVGPWNHGGWNRAEGKTLGKIDFGAATSLYFRERIQAPFFRCQLHGRCDAPQPEALVFESGANEWRTYDSWPPKQGIQQRALYFGPNGTLSWSPPAAAGAAGAAAPTAMAADTTRAFDEFVSDPNKPVPYRPRPIEATYDERGSGWGAWQVEDQRFVHNRPDVLSWQTEPLTEDVTIAGDVLAEMFASTTGSDADWIVKLIDVYPDMDTTNVKMSGYQLMVSGEVFRARFRNSFEKPEALVPNQPTPVRFGLHGQAYRFKKGHRIMVQVQSSWFPVIDRNPQTFVPNIFEAKASDFRAAAHRVFRSADMPSHLTLPVKEPFRP from the coding sequence ATGCCACGCCGCCTTCGCGTCCTCGTCCCGCTGCTGGTCGGCGCCACCGCGACCGCCGCGCCCATCGCCGCGCCGCTGCGCGCCCAGCTGCCCGCGCCAGAAGTCGCCGCCGACACCGGATACGTCCGCTACAACGCGATGATCCCGATGCGCGACGGCGTGCGGCTGAACACCGAGATCTTCGTCCCGAAGCGCACGAGCGGGAAGGTGCCGATCCTGCTCATCCGCACGCCGTACGGCGTGGGGCCGAACGCGGTCCTCGGCACGCAGCCCGGCCGCTCGCTCTACGAGCTGGCGCAGGACGGCTACGTGTTCGTCGCGCAGGACCTGCGCGGGCGCTTCAAGTCCGAGGGGCAGTTCGTGATGATGCGCGCGCCGCGCGACCCGAAGGTGAGGAACGCGATCGACGAGGCGAGCGACGCGTACGACACCGTCGACTGGCTCGTGAAGCACGTCCCGAACAACAACGGCCGCGCGGGGATCTTCGGCGTGTCGTACGCCGGGTGGACGGCCGCGATGGCGCTGCTCGACCCGCACCCCGCGCTGCGCGCCGCCAGCCCGCAGGCCAGCCCCGCCGACATGTTCCTCGGCGACGACTTCCACCACAACGGCGCGTTCCGGCTGTCGTACGGCTACGAGTACGCGACGATGATGGAGACCGGCAAGGAGATCGAGCCGGTGAAGTTCGACACCTACGACACGTACGACTGGTACCTGAAGCTCGGGCCCCTCGCCAACGCGACCGCCAAGCTGCAGGGGAAGCTCCCGACGTGGACCGACTTCTCGCAGCATCACGCGTACGACGAGTTCTGGCAGAAGCAGACCATCGTCCGCTACCTCACCAAGCCGCTCACGGTGCCGACGCTGAACGTCGCCGGCTGGTGGGACCAGGAGGACTTCTTCGGGCCGTTCGCGATCTACCAGGCGCTCGAGAAGCAGGATCGCCAGAACAGGAACTTCCTCGTCGTCGGCCCGTGGAACCACGGCGGCTGGAACCGCGCCGAGGGGAAGACGCTGGGCAAGATCGACTTCGGCGCGGCGACGTCGCTGTACTTCCGCGAGCGGATCCAGGCGCCGTTCTTCCGCTGCCAGCTGCACGGCCGCTGCGACGCGCCGCAGCCCGAGGCGCTGGTGTTCGAGTCGGGCGCGAACGAGTGGCGCACCTACGACAGCTGGCCGCCGAAGCAGGGGATCCAGCAGCGCGCGCTCTACTTCGGGCCGAACGGCACGCTGTCGTGGAGCCCGCCGGCAGCGGCGGGTGCAGCCGGTGCCGCGGCGCCGACCGCGATGGCCGCCGACACCACGCGCGCGTTCGACGAGTTCGTGTCCGATCCCAACAAGCCGGTGCCGTACCGCCCGCGCCCCATCGAGGCGACGTACGACGAGCGCGGCTCGGGATGGGGCGCGTGGCAGGTGGAGGACCAGCGCTTCGTGCACAACCGGCCGGACGTGCTGAGCTGGCAGACCGAGCCGCTCACCGAGGACGTCACGATCGCCGGGGACGTGCTGGCGGAGATGTTCGCGTCCACCACCGGCAGCGACGCCGACTGGATCGTGAAGCTGATCGACGTCTATCCCGACATGGACACGACGAACGTCAAGATGAGCGGCTACCAGCTCATGGTCTCGGGCGAGGTGTTCCGCGCGCGCTTCCGCAACTCGTTCGAGAAGCCCGAGGCGCTGGTGCCCAACCAGCCGACGCCGGTGAGGTTCGGGCTGCACGGGCAGGCGTACCGGTTCAAGAAGGGACACCGGATCATGGTGCAGGTGCAGAGCAGCTGGTTCCCGGTCATCGACCGCAACCCGCAGACGTTCGTGCCCAACATCTTCGAGGCGAAGGCGTCCGACTTCCGCGCCGCCGCGCACCGCGTCTTCCGCTCGGCCGACATGCCGTCGCACCTCACGCTGCCGGTGAAGGAGCCGTTCCGCCCGTGA